The genomic segment CATTCTCCTCCCTTTTCTGTGTAGATGTTTACAAAAATAATATTAAAATTAATACATATTTGATTTACAGAATGTTAAATAGTGTTAATCAATAACAATTACGAGCGAAGAGAGATCTTTTGACCTTTTATAGACAAATTGGGCGTGTGACGAGGCGTTTCTAACACACATATGGGATTTGGGCGTGGTTCCCAGACTCTCACTGTATTCGATGATGCGGCCATTCGGGTCATTGACCGGAACTCCGTGGATGTAGGCACCTGCGGTGAAGCGGGTTGCGTATGGGGCGAAACCGCCGTAGGTACGCGTGCCATCTTCGAAATAGAACATCTTGGACTTGTGTTGCTGGACGACAAATAATCCGGTTGGGGTTTCTTGAGCGTGAGGGGGCTTGTGGCGACCTGTGGTGGCCGGGTTCATGCTGCGTATCAGCCATTCCTTGCCTACCTTTTCCAATGTGCATATGTTTTGGTTGCTTACATCGACGATATTGATGATGTTGAATTGTACACTGTCATTTATCAGGCGAAGGTATCTTTTGGGGACGGTGTATTTTCCCTCAAAAGATACACCGGCAATAGGTACTCTTGCTAGGGTATCCGTACCCACAACCTGCACCAGCCAGCCGTCACGTCCATAGCGTACGAGTTGGTCTGTTGTGACATCATATAGAGGTGCGGCTTGATACCGCTCGACGTTGAAACTGTCTGAAACCCGTTTGTAAGAATCACGTTTAAAGTTCTTTATTGTCGGTGCTTCACCCTTCTCATTCTGATAATTTTGTAGTACCCCATATCGGGAAGGATGGCGTTGAAAATTTTCCACAAAAGCCAGCTGTGTTTTTATCTTATCCCACTGAAAGCTCCTGATGGTATCCTTATAGGGGTAAGTGTCTTCGAGCCTGTACTTTTCGTAAAGCAGACCTTTTTTTATGATAATATCATCGGCAGTGACCATTTTAGGTTTTTCTGGCTGTTTGACGACGGGAGCTTCGTTGGAATGCTTGATAGGCTGCTCTTTGTGCACTGCGTTTTTGTGTTCCCGCTGGCAGCCCAGTGTCAGCAATAATAGGTTAAGTATAAGAGTTGCTAATCCTGGCTTCATATATGGATAATATATTCTAATTTGTTCTTATAAATATAAGAATAAAACATATTTTTTAAATGTTTTGGTAAAAAGTTAGTTTTGTCTCTTCAAGTGAAAGATATGAACAAGATCGTGATCTGTTCGGCGATGATACTGTCGCCGGCAGGCAATATGTTGATGGTACGCAAGCGGAGTTCGGCTTATTTCCAGCTGCCGGGCGGGAAAATTGCAGCTGGTGAATCAGACATGGCTGCACTCACAAGGGAGTTAAAAGAAGAGCTGGGGCTGGAAGTAGAGGTGACAGCGCTACGTTTCATCGGCAATCATGTGACACAGGCTGTGAACGAGCCGGACACGCTGGTCGAGGGGCATATTTATGCCATGACATTGGGGATGGAGACTGTCTTTCGACCTCAGGCAGAGCTGGAAGAGGTCGTGTGGATAAGTAAGGAACATTGGCAAATGTATCGGTTGGCTCATCTGGCAGCTGAGTTCGTTGTTCCGAAGTGGCTGTCGGGTGTCTTTTAGACGCTGGTTATGAACAATATAAGTTTTTGTTTGTTGATTGTTTGAATCAATAAACAAAAATTATGGAAAATCAGCTTTTAAAAGGAGCAAAGGACTATTTTAATGAGGAGGTTCTGAGCCGCCTTAGTCAGCATCTGCATCAGGATAAGGAACAGGTAAAACAGGGCGTGGACGCTGTTGTGCCAGCCTTGTTCTTAGGTCTAGGTCAACAGGCGGAAAGCGGCGGTATTGCAGGTATTTTAGATCGTGCGAAACAGCATTTTGCGGGATTTGACTTCGATAATCTCTTTGGTGGCAATTCGTCTGCTACGCAAGAAACTGAAGTGCCTGCCGCGGAGTCGGGCGGCATGCTCAGTTCTATATTGGGCGGCGGGCTCGAAACGGTATTGAGCAGCTTGGGAGGCTATCTCGGCTTTAGCGGTTCGGTCATACAGCAGCTGATGCAGGTGTCGCTTCCTGCTGTCTTTTCCAGTCTGACGAATAAAGGGCAGAATTGGGACACCAGCGCCATAACCCAGCATTTGCGGGAAAATAAAGCGTCGTTTGCCGCTGCTGTGCCGGCCGGTCTGGGCCTGGGGGCATTTGGGAAGTTATTTGATGGTGGGGTCTTTTCGGCTCCCGATGAACCTGTCTCCAACATCGGAGCAACAGCAGGCGATTCTGGCAGTATATCTGGAGGGGCTGGCAGAATAGATCCCGCAACAGAATTGGGCGCGCATAAGGAACCGCTGTCTCTGCCGAGGTCGGATGACGCAAAAGCGGCAATGACGACGGCAAATTCCTCGGGCGGTGGCTGGTGGAAGATTGTGGTTGCGTTGATTGTTGTGGCCGTGCTATGGTTTTTATTTGGCAAAGGCTGCAGTGGTGGCAAAAAGGATGGTGCAACAGATACCAGCACAAATCAGGTGCAGCTTGATTCGGGAGCGGTCGCCGGCACGAATCCATCTACGCCTGCGCGCCAGCAGCTTGATGTGGATTTGCCGGATGGCAGTAAGTTAACCGCTTTTAAAGGTGGTATCGAAGACCGTCTGGTGCAGTTTCTGAAATCCGATTATATGGCCCTAGGTGAAGATTCCTTAAAGAATACTTGGTTTGATTTTGACAATCTCAATTTTGAAACCGGAACCGCAAAGGTTTTACCTGAGAGCGAGGTGCAGCTCCGCAATTTGGTTGCCATCCTCAAGTCTTTTCCCGCTGCGCATGTCAAAATCGGTGGGTATACCGACAGGACGGGCAATGAGGAATATAATAAAAAACTGTCGTTGGACCGTGCCAACGCTGTAAAAGATTATCTTGATAAATCGGGACTTGCTAAACAGGTTGTCGGGGCGGAAGGATATGGTTCGCAATTTGCGAAGTATCCTGCAGACGCTCCTGAAGCAGACCGGATATTGGACCGGCACGTTTCGGTCAGTGTACGATAACGTTTTTGGATCTGCTGCACAGGCAGCAAGATACGTCGTGCTGCCGTACAGGCTGAATGCCCTGCGGTGGACTGTTGTGCGATTTTAGGCCCCAACAAAAAGGGGAGCGGTATCCTCCTGATGGCCGGATGCCGCTCCTTTTTTTGTATTACTGACTCCATGCGCTGTACTGCATGTGCTATTTTATCTTGAACAAATAGCAGCTGGGTATATACTTACGTCGATAAGTGTGATTTAGAAGCTATACACACAGGCTAATAAAAATTGGCCAGCAGATTTGGTCGGAGAAAGATCATTTTTAATAAATTTTTCCCGGTTGCTTCTGTCTATCCGTACTTCCGGAATAAATTTAAACCCGTGATAATTATATTCTGCAGTTAGTGTCGTTGCCAACATATTGGCGCTTTCAATACCATTGGCTTCCTCTTTATGAGTCTGGAAAAACTCTTCACGAAGTCCCAGTCCGAAGTGCTCAGAGAAATGGTAGCGTGGATAAAGCGCTA from the Sphingobacterium thalpophilum genome contains:
- a CDS encoding L,D-transpeptidase codes for the protein MKPGLATLILNLLLLTLGCQREHKNAVHKEQPIKHSNEAPVVKQPEKPKMVTADDIIIKKGLLYEKYRLEDTYPYKDTIRSFQWDKIKTQLAFVENFQRHPSRYGVLQNYQNEKGEAPTIKNFKRDSYKRVSDSFNVERYQAAPLYDVTTDQLVRYGRDGWLVQVVGTDTLARVPIAGVSFEGKYTVPKRYLRLINDSVQFNIINIVDVSNQNICTLEKVGKEWLIRSMNPATTGRHKPPHAQETPTGLFVVQQHKSKMFYFEDGTRTYGGFAPYATRFTAGAYIHGVPVNDPNGRIIEYSESLGTTPKSHMCVRNASSHAQFVYKRSKDLSSLVIVID
- a CDS encoding NUDIX hydrolase, producing MNKIVICSAMILSPAGNMLMVRKRSSAYFQLPGGKIAAGESDMAALTRELKEELGLEVEVTALRFIGNHVTQAVNEPDTLVEGHIYAMTLGMETVFRPQAELEEVVWISKEHWQMYRLAHLAAEFVVPKWLSGVF
- a CDS encoding OmpA family protein — protein: MENQLLKGAKDYFNEEVLSRLSQHLHQDKEQVKQGVDAVVPALFLGLGQQAESGGIAGILDRAKQHFAGFDFDNLFGGNSSATQETEVPAAESGGMLSSILGGGLETVLSSLGGYLGFSGSVIQQLMQVSLPAVFSSLTNKGQNWDTSAITQHLRENKASFAAAVPAGLGLGAFGKLFDGGVFSAPDEPVSNIGATAGDSGSISGGAGRIDPATELGAHKEPLSLPRSDDAKAAMTTANSSGGGWWKIVVALIVVAVLWFLFGKGCSGGKKDGATDTSTNQVQLDSGAVAGTNPSTPARQQLDVDLPDGSKLTAFKGGIEDRLVQFLKSDYMALGEDSLKNTWFDFDNLNFETGTAKVLPESEVQLRNLVAILKSFPAAHVKIGGYTDRTGNEEYNKKLSLDRANAVKDYLDKSGLAKQVVGAEGYGSQFAKYPADAPEADRILDRHVSVSVR